A part of Xenopus tropicalis strain Nigerian chromosome 4, UCB_Xtro_10.0, whole genome shotgun sequence genomic DNA contains:
- the depdc1 gene encoding DEP domain-containing protein 1A isoform X3, translated as MLEKVGAGKETVQLEVASSTVKGAGEKGHKTEKQLEVWNEVTKHFRAGMPLRKHRQHFKAYGNCFTASEAIDWLHHLLKTNSNFGSEVTRQQTIQLLRKFLKNHVIEDLKGRWGTEDLEDNNSLYRFPSTSPVKTIPSRPPLWKRSSLENVFKEREPIFKMPQFSKKTPKRPGSVDSKEEQENEDVTENQGNDDFPKQLSSKDIDDIWGNITLIHLQKILCLPSLEEVLNPAQIKPNYIRYNMTNTSKHGVVVLQDKTDDLPHWVLSAMKCLANWPKNNDMSQSTYIGFERDVFRTVADYFLNLPEPLLTFEFYELFVNILGLLQPHLERVAIEALQLCCLLLPPANRRKLQLLMRMISRMSQNVDMPRLHDAMGTRSLMIQTFSRCVLCCAEEVDLDELLASRLVSFLMDHHQDILQVPCYLQTAVQDHIQYLQRPRVKQGTVPSYYFCKQISTQEFEEQRLATSQAAMMELLENIVRDRNLAVKDKKKKLKQFQKQYPDIYHNRFPTTESEAKLFGDKPTIKQPMLMLKKPKFKSLRY; from the exons TGGAATGAAGTAACAAAACATTTTCGGGCGGGGATGCCACTGAGAAAACACAGACAACACTTCAAGGCCTATGGAAATTGCTTTACAGCTTCTGAAGCAATAGATTGGCTCCATCACTTGCTAAAAACCAACAGCAATTTTGGTTCTGAGGTGACACGGCAGCAGACCATCCAGTTACTGAGAAAGTTCTTAAAAAACCATGTAATTGAGGATCTAAAGGGAAGATGGGGAACGGAGGATCTAGAAGACAACAACAGTCTTTACAG ATTTCCTTCCACTTCCCCAGTTAAGACCATTCCAAGCCGTCCTCCACTGTGGAAAAGAAGCagtttagaaaatgtatttaaagaaagAGAACCCATATTCAAGATGCCGCAGTTCTCTAAAAAAACACCTAAAAGACCTGGTTCTGTGGATTCTAAG GAAGAGCAAGAAAATGAGGATGTGACGGAAAACCAAGGGAATGATGATTTTCCTAAGCAGCTGAGTAGCAAGGATATTGATGACATTTGGGGAAATATAACCTTGATACA CCTTCAGAAAATACTCTGTTTGCCATCGTTGGAAGAAGTTTTAAATCCTGCTCAGATAAAGCCTAATTATATAAGGTATAATATGACAAATACCAGTAAGCATGGAGTTGTTGTTCTTCAAGACAAAACAG ATGACCTTCCTCACTGGGTGCTGTCTGCTATGAAATGCCTTGCCAATT ggccAAAGAATAATGACATGAGTCAATCAACATATATTGGTTTCGAACGTGATGTTTTTAGGACAGTTGCTGACTATTTCCTAAATCTTCCAGAGCCTCTGCTCACATTTGAATTTTATGAgctttttgttaatattttgg GCTTGTTGCAGCCACACTTGGAGAGAGTTGCAATTGAGGCACTGCAACTTTGCTGTCTGCTGCTTCCGCCTGCAAACAGACGAAAGCTCCAACTGTTAATGCGCATGATCTCTCGCATGAGTCAGAATGTGGATATGCCGCGGCTTCATGATGCCATGGGGACAAGATCcttg ATGATTCAAACCTTTTCCCGATGTGTCCTATGCTGTGCTGAAGAAGTGGATCTGGATGAATTGCTTGCATCAAGGCTGGTTTCCTTCCTCATGGATCATCACCAAGATATCCTACAAGTGCCTTGTTATTTGCAAACTGCTGTCCAAGATCATATACAGTATCTTCAAAGACCCCGT GTAAAGCAAGGCACTGTGCCATCCTATTACTTTTGTAAGCAGATAAGCACCCAAGAGTTTGAAGAGCAGAGATTGGCCACCTCTCAAGCTGCTATGATGGAACTTTTAGAAAATATTGTAAGAGACAGAAATTTAGCAGTTAAAGACAAAAAGAAGAAGCTAAAGCAG TTTCAGAAACAATACCCAGATATCTACCACAACCGGTTTCCAACCACTGAAAGTGAAGCCAAATTGTTTGGAGATAAACCTACAATCAAACAACCAATGTTGATGCTGAAGAAGCCAAAGTTTAAAAGCCTGCGATACTGA
- the depdc1 gene encoding DEP domain-containing protein 1A (The RefSeq protein has 3 substitutions compared to this genomic sequence), with amino-acid sequence MDSRIITPGPYRATKLWNEVTKHFRAGMPLRKHRQHFKAYGNCFTASEAIDWLHHLLKTNSNFGSEVTRQQTIQLLRKFLKNHVIEDLKGRWGTEDLEDNNSLYRFPSTSPVKTIPSRPPLWKRSSLENVFKEREPIFKMPQFSKKTPKRPGSVDSKEEQENEDVTENQGNDDFPKQLSSKDIDDIWGNITLIHLQKILCLPSLEEVLNPAQIKPNYIRYNMTNTSKHGVVVLQDKTDDLPHWVLSAMKCLANWPKNNDMSQSTYIGFERDVFRTVADYFLNLPEPLLTFEFYELFVNILVVCGYITVPKSHNGKHRFHNKTLDPAPAKKQHLNDETFFKSTECLLLSLLRKVPNEEEEDDVEHSFGEIARDNKDQIPQDVFPKKTPLYSSFSRRSKRGIIGGSCQNLSTSRKEPGVIHKVRLRSCSLEGIADSVYTDNNDCENKVLQASSQRPECRAVKESPITSVKKAESVTGFYAPHDQLHYRTSDGGYSQNSEKLARSVSMGDCLGSRTSKNAPVAEITIKPLKSAQTRMQKRLSSMDSEPADLNFTVTKRLCQSTMELSNSSLPSTSSLLPHTTTPNSTGSASLLQPHLERVAIEALQLCCLLLPPANRRKLQLLMRMISRMSQNVDMPRLHDAMGTRSLMIQTFSRCVLCCAEEVDLDELLASRLVSFLMDHHQDILQVPCYLQTAVQDHIQYLQRPRVC; translated from the exons TGGAATGAAGTAACAAAACATTTTCGGGCGGGGATGCCACTGAGAAAACACAGACAACACTTCAAGGCCTATGGAAATTGCTTTACAGCTTCTGAAGCAATAGATTGGCTCCATCACTTGCTAAAAACCAACAGCAATTTTGGTTCTGAGGTGACACGGCAGCAGACCATCCAGTTACTGAGAAAGTTCTTAAAAAACCATGTAATTGAGGATCTAAAGGGAAGATGGGGAACGGAGGATCTAGAAGACAACAACAGTCTTTACAG ATTTCCTTCCACTTCCCCAGTTAAGACCATTCCAAGCCGTCCTCCACTGTGGAAAAGAAGCagtttagaaaatgtatttaaagaaagAGAACCCATATTCAAGATGCCGCAGTTCTCTAAAAAAACACCTAAAAGACCTGGTTCTGTGGATTCTAAG GAAGAGCAAGAAAATGAGGATGTGACGGAAAACCAAGGGAATGATGATTTTCCTAAGCAGCTGAGTAGCAAGGATATTGATGACATTTGGGGAAATATAACCTTGATACA CCTTCAGAAAATACTCTGTTTGCCATCGTTGGAAGAAGTTTTAAATCCTGCTCAGATAAAGCCTAATTATATAAGGTATAATATGACAAATACCAGTAAGCATGGAGTTGTTGTTCTTCAAGACAAAACAG ATGACCTTCCTCACTGGGTGCTGTCTGCTATGAAATGCCTTGCCAATT ggccAAAGAATAATGACATGAGTCAATCAACATATATTGGTTTCGAACGTGATGTTTTTAGGACAGTTGCTGACTATTTCCTAAATCTTCCAGAGCCTCTGCTCACATTTGAATTTTATGAgctttttgttaatattttgg TTGTTTGTGGCTACATAACGGTTCCCAAAAGTCATAATGGAAAACATAGATTCCATAATAAAACACTCGATCCAGCACCAGCTAAAAAACAACACTTAAATGATGAAACCTTTTTCAAGTCAACAGAATGTCTTCTTTTAAGTTTGTTACGGAAGGTCCCCAatgaagaagaggaggatgaTGTTGAGCATAGTTTTGGGGAGATTGCCAGAGACAACAAAGACCAAATTCCTCAAGATGTATTTCCTAAAAAGACTCCTTTGTACAGTTCCTTCAGTAGAAGATCCAAAAGGGGAATTATTGGAGGGAGTTGCCAAAATCTTTCTACTTCCAGGAAAGAACCTGATGTGATCCACAAAGTAAGGTTACGTAGCTGCTCCCTGGAAGGTATAGCTGATAGTGTGTATACAGACAACAATGACTGTGAGAACAAAGTTCTGCAAGCTTCCTCGCAAAGACCAGAATGCAGAGCTGTGAAAGAGAGTCCAATAACATCTGTAAAGAAAGCTGAATCTGTGACTGGCTTTTATGCTCCTCATGATAAACTGCACTACAGGACTAGTGATGGGGGCTACTCCCAAAACAGTGAAAAGCTTGCTAGATCAGTGAGCATGGGGGATTGTCTTGGGTCTCGTACAAGTAAAAATGCACCGGTTGCTGAGATCACTATTAAACCTTTAAAATCTGCACAAACTAGAATGCAAAAGCGTTTGTCTTCTATGGACAGTGAACCTGCAGATCTGAATTTCACCGTAACAAAGAGATTATGTCAGAGTACCATGGAACTCTCAAATTCTTCTTTACCTTCAACTTCTTCTTTACTGCCACATACTACTACCCCCAACAGCTCTGGCTCGGCAA GCTTGTTGCAGCCACACTTGGAGAGAGTTGCAATTGAGGCACTGCAACTTTGCTGTCTGCTGCTTCCGCCTGCAAACAGACGAAAGCTCCAACTGTTAATGCGCATGATCTCTCGCATGAGTCAGAATGTGGATATGCCGCGGCTTCATGATGCCATGGGGACAAGATCcttg ATGATTCAAACCTTTTCCCGATGTGTCCTATGCTGTGCTGAAGAAGTGGATCTGGATGAATTGCTTGCATCAAGGCTGGTTTCCTTCCTCATGGATCATCACCAAGATATCCTACAAGTGCCTTGTTATTTGCAAACTGCTGTCCAAGATCATATACAGTATCTTCAAAGACCCCGTGTATGCTAA
- the depdc1 gene encoding DEP domain-containing protein 1A isoform X2: MDSRIITPGPYRATKLWNEVTKHFRAGMPLRKHRQHFKAYGNCFTASEAIDWLHHLLKTNSNFGSEVTRQQTIQLLRKFLKNHVIEDLKGRWGTEDLEDNNSLYRFPSTSPVKTIPSRPPLWKRSSLENVFKEREPIFKMPQFSKKTPKRPGSVDSKEEQENEDVTENQGNDDFPKQLSSKDIDDIWGNITLIHLQKILCLPSLEEVLNPAQIKPNYIRYNMTNTSKHGVVVLQDKTDDLPHWVLSAMKCLANWPKNNDMSQSTYIGFERDVFRTVADYFLNLPEPLLTFEFYELFVNILVVCGYITVPKSHNGKHRFHNKTLDPAPAKKQHLNDETFFKSTECLLLSLLRKVPNEEEEDDVEHSFGEIARDNKDQIPQDVFPKKTPLYSSFSRRSKRGIIGGSCQNLSTSRKEPDVIHKVRLRSCSLEGIADSVYTDNNDCENKVLQASSQRPECRAVKESPITSVKKAESVTGFYAPHDKLHYRTSDGGYSQNSEKLARSVSMGDCLGSRTSKNAPVAEITIKPLKSAQTRMQKRLSSMDSEPADLNFTVTKRLCQSTMELSNSSLPSTSSLLPHTTTPNSSGSASLLQPHLERVAIEALQLCCLLLPPANRRKLQLLMRMISRMSQNVDMPRLHDAMGTRSLMIQTFSRCVLCCAEEVDLDELLASRLVSFLMDHHQDILQVPCYLQTAVQDHIQYLQRPRVKQGTVPSYYFCKQISTQEFEEQRLATSQAAMMELLENIVRDRNLAVKDKKKKLKQFQKQYPDIYHNRFPTTESEAKLFGDKPTIKQPMLMLKKPKFKSLRY; the protein is encoded by the exons TGGAATGAAGTAACAAAACATTTTCGGGCGGGGATGCCACTGAGAAAACACAGACAACACTTCAAGGCCTATGGAAATTGCTTTACAGCTTCTGAAGCAATAGATTGGCTCCATCACTTGCTAAAAACCAACAGCAATTTTGGTTCTGAGGTGACACGGCAGCAGACCATCCAGTTACTGAGAAAGTTCTTAAAAAACCATGTAATTGAGGATCTAAAGGGAAGATGGGGAACGGAGGATCTAGAAGACAACAACAGTCTTTACAG ATTTCCTTCCACTTCCCCAGTTAAGACCATTCCAAGCCGTCCTCCACTGTGGAAAAGAAGCagtttagaaaatgtatttaaagaaagAGAACCCATATTCAAGATGCCGCAGTTCTCTAAAAAAACACCTAAAAGACCTGGTTCTGTGGATTCTAAG GAAGAGCAAGAAAATGAGGATGTGACGGAAAACCAAGGGAATGATGATTTTCCTAAGCAGCTGAGTAGCAAGGATATTGATGACATTTGGGGAAATATAACCTTGATACA CCTTCAGAAAATACTCTGTTTGCCATCGTTGGAAGAAGTTTTAAATCCTGCTCAGATAAAGCCTAATTATATAAGGTATAATATGACAAATACCAGTAAGCATGGAGTTGTTGTTCTTCAAGACAAAACAG ATGACCTTCCTCACTGGGTGCTGTCTGCTATGAAATGCCTTGCCAATT ggccAAAGAATAATGACATGAGTCAATCAACATATATTGGTTTCGAACGTGATGTTTTTAGGACAGTTGCTGACTATTTCCTAAATCTTCCAGAGCCTCTGCTCACATTTGAATTTTATGAgctttttgttaatattttgg TTGTTTGTGGCTACATAACGGTTCCCAAAAGTCATAATGGAAAACATAGATTCCATAATAAAACACTCGATCCAGCACCAGCTAAAAAACAACACTTAAATGATGAAACCTTTTTCAAGTCAACAGAATGTCTTCTTTTAAGTTTGTTACGGAAGGTCCCCAatgaagaagaggaggatgaTGTTGAGCATAGTTTTGGGGAGATTGCCAGAGACAACAAAGACCAAATTCCTCAAGATGTATTTCCTAAAAAGACTCCTTTGTACAGTTCCTTCAGTAGAAGATCCAAAAGGGGAATTATTGGAGGGAGTTGCCAAAATCTTTCTACTTCCAGGAAAGAACCTGATGTGATCCACAAAGTAAGGTTACGTAGCTGCTCCCTGGAAGGTATAGCTGATAGTGTGTATACAGACAACAATGACTGTGAGAACAAAGTTCTGCAAGCTTCCTCGCAAAGACCAGAATGCAGAGCTGTGAAAGAGAGTCCAATAACATCTGTAAAGAAAGCTGAATCTGTGACTGGCTTTTATGCTCCTCATGATAAACTGCACTACAGGACTAGTGATGGGGGCTACTCCCAAAACAGTGAAAAGCTTGCTAGATCAGTGAGCATGGGGGATTGTCTTGGGTCTCGTACAAGTAAAAATGCACCGGTTGCTGAGATCACTATTAAACCTTTAAAATCTGCACAAACTAGAATGCAAAAGCGTTTGTCTTCTATGGACAGTGAACCTGCAGATCTGAATTTCACCGTAACAAAGAGATTATGTCAGAGTACCATGGAACTCTCAAATTCTTCTTTACCTTCAACTTCTTCTTTACTGCCACATACTACTACCCCCAACAGCTCTGGCTCGGCAA GCTTGTTGCAGCCACACTTGGAGAGAGTTGCAATTGAGGCACTGCAACTTTGCTGTCTGCTGCTTCCGCCTGCAAACAGACGAAAGCTCCAACTGTTAATGCGCATGATCTCTCGCATGAGTCAGAATGTGGATATGCCGCGGCTTCATGATGCCATGGGGACAAGATCcttg ATGATTCAAACCTTTTCCCGATGTGTCCTATGCTGTGCTGAAGAAGTGGATCTGGATGAATTGCTTGCATCAAGGCTGGTTTCCTTCCTCATGGATCATCACCAAGATATCCTACAAGTGCCTTGTTATTTGCAAACTGCTGTCCAAGATCATATACAGTATCTTCAAAGACCCCGT GTAAAGCAAGGCACTGTGCCATCCTATTACTTTTGTAAGCAGATAAGCACCCAAGAGTTTGAAGAGCAGAGATTGGCCACCTCTCAAGCTGCTATGATGGAACTTTTAGAAAATATTGTAAGAGACAGAAATTTAGCAGTTAAAGACAAAAAGAAGAAGCTAAAGCAG TTTCAGAAACAATACCCAGATATCTACCACAACCGGTTTCCAACCACTGAAAGTGAAGCCAAATTGTTTGGAGATAAACCTACAATCAAACAACCAATGTTGATGCTGAAGAAGCCAAAGTTTAAAAGCCTGCGATACTGA
- the depdc1 gene encoding DEP domain-containing protein 1A isoform X1 — protein sequence MLEKVGAGKETVQLEVASSTVKGAGEKGHKTEKQLEVWNEVTKHFRAGMPLRKHRQHFKAYGNCFTASEAIDWLHHLLKTNSNFGSEVTRQQTIQLLRKFLKNHVIEDLKGRWGTEDLEDNNSLYRFPSTSPVKTIPSRPPLWKRSSLENVFKEREPIFKMPQFSKKTPKRPGSVDSKEEQENEDVTENQGNDDFPKQLSSKDIDDIWGNITLIHLQKILCLPSLEEVLNPAQIKPNYIRYNMTNTSKHGVVVLQDKTDDLPHWVLSAMKCLANWPKNNDMSQSTYIGFERDVFRTVADYFLNLPEPLLTFEFYELFVNILVVCGYITVPKSHNGKHRFHNKTLDPAPAKKQHLNDETFFKSTECLLLSLLRKVPNEEEEDDVEHSFGEIARDNKDQIPQDVFPKKTPLYSSFSRRSKRGIIGGSCQNLSTSRKEPDVIHKVRLRSCSLEGIADSVYTDNNDCENKVLQASSQRPECRAVKESPITSVKKAESVTGFYAPHDKLHYRTSDGGYSQNSEKLARSVSMGDCLGSRTSKNAPVAEITIKPLKSAQTRMQKRLSSMDSEPADLNFTVTKRLCQSTMELSNSSLPSTSSLLPHTTTPNSSGSASLLQPHLERVAIEALQLCCLLLPPANRRKLQLLMRMISRMSQNVDMPRLHDAMGTRSLMIQTFSRCVLCCAEEVDLDELLASRLVSFLMDHHQDILQVPCYLQTAVQDHIQYLQRPRVKQGTVPSYYFCKQISTQEFEEQRLATSQAAMMELLENIVRDRNLAVKDKKKKLKQFQKQYPDIYHNRFPTTESEAKLFGDKPTIKQPMLMLKKPKFKSLRY from the exons TGGAATGAAGTAACAAAACATTTTCGGGCGGGGATGCCACTGAGAAAACACAGACAACACTTCAAGGCCTATGGAAATTGCTTTACAGCTTCTGAAGCAATAGATTGGCTCCATCACTTGCTAAAAACCAACAGCAATTTTGGTTCTGAGGTGACACGGCAGCAGACCATCCAGTTACTGAGAAAGTTCTTAAAAAACCATGTAATTGAGGATCTAAAGGGAAGATGGGGAACGGAGGATCTAGAAGACAACAACAGTCTTTACAG ATTTCCTTCCACTTCCCCAGTTAAGACCATTCCAAGCCGTCCTCCACTGTGGAAAAGAAGCagtttagaaaatgtatttaaagaaagAGAACCCATATTCAAGATGCCGCAGTTCTCTAAAAAAACACCTAAAAGACCTGGTTCTGTGGATTCTAAG GAAGAGCAAGAAAATGAGGATGTGACGGAAAACCAAGGGAATGATGATTTTCCTAAGCAGCTGAGTAGCAAGGATATTGATGACATTTGGGGAAATATAACCTTGATACA CCTTCAGAAAATACTCTGTTTGCCATCGTTGGAAGAAGTTTTAAATCCTGCTCAGATAAAGCCTAATTATATAAGGTATAATATGACAAATACCAGTAAGCATGGAGTTGTTGTTCTTCAAGACAAAACAG ATGACCTTCCTCACTGGGTGCTGTCTGCTATGAAATGCCTTGCCAATT ggccAAAGAATAATGACATGAGTCAATCAACATATATTGGTTTCGAACGTGATGTTTTTAGGACAGTTGCTGACTATTTCCTAAATCTTCCAGAGCCTCTGCTCACATTTGAATTTTATGAgctttttgttaatattttgg TTGTTTGTGGCTACATAACGGTTCCCAAAAGTCATAATGGAAAACATAGATTCCATAATAAAACACTCGATCCAGCACCAGCTAAAAAACAACACTTAAATGATGAAACCTTTTTCAAGTCAACAGAATGTCTTCTTTTAAGTTTGTTACGGAAGGTCCCCAatgaagaagaggaggatgaTGTTGAGCATAGTTTTGGGGAGATTGCCAGAGACAACAAAGACCAAATTCCTCAAGATGTATTTCCTAAAAAGACTCCTTTGTACAGTTCCTTCAGTAGAAGATCCAAAAGGGGAATTATTGGAGGGAGTTGCCAAAATCTTTCTACTTCCAGGAAAGAACCTGATGTGATCCACAAAGTAAGGTTACGTAGCTGCTCCCTGGAAGGTATAGCTGATAGTGTGTATACAGACAACAATGACTGTGAGAACAAAGTTCTGCAAGCTTCCTCGCAAAGACCAGAATGCAGAGCTGTGAAAGAGAGTCCAATAACATCTGTAAAGAAAGCTGAATCTGTGACTGGCTTTTATGCTCCTCATGATAAACTGCACTACAGGACTAGTGATGGGGGCTACTCCCAAAACAGTGAAAAGCTTGCTAGATCAGTGAGCATGGGGGATTGTCTTGGGTCTCGTACAAGTAAAAATGCACCGGTTGCTGAGATCACTATTAAACCTTTAAAATCTGCACAAACTAGAATGCAAAAGCGTTTGTCTTCTATGGACAGTGAACCTGCAGATCTGAATTTCACCGTAACAAAGAGATTATGTCAGAGTACCATGGAACTCTCAAATTCTTCTTTACCTTCAACTTCTTCTTTACTGCCACATACTACTACCCCCAACAGCTCTGGCTCGGCAA GCTTGTTGCAGCCACACTTGGAGAGAGTTGCAATTGAGGCACTGCAACTTTGCTGTCTGCTGCTTCCGCCTGCAAACAGACGAAAGCTCCAACTGTTAATGCGCATGATCTCTCGCATGAGTCAGAATGTGGATATGCCGCGGCTTCATGATGCCATGGGGACAAGATCcttg ATGATTCAAACCTTTTCCCGATGTGTCCTATGCTGTGCTGAAGAAGTGGATCTGGATGAATTGCTTGCATCAAGGCTGGTTTCCTTCCTCATGGATCATCACCAAGATATCCTACAAGTGCCTTGTTATTTGCAAACTGCTGTCCAAGATCATATACAGTATCTTCAAAGACCCCGT GTAAAGCAAGGCACTGTGCCATCCTATTACTTTTGTAAGCAGATAAGCACCCAAGAGTTTGAAGAGCAGAGATTGGCCACCTCTCAAGCTGCTATGATGGAACTTTTAGAAAATATTGTAAGAGACAGAAATTTAGCAGTTAAAGACAAAAAGAAGAAGCTAAAGCAG TTTCAGAAACAATACCCAGATATCTACCACAACCGGTTTCCAACCACTGAAAGTGAAGCCAAATTGTTTGGAGATAAACCTACAATCAAACAACCAATGTTGATGCTGAAGAAGCCAAAGTTTAAAAGCCTGCGATACTGA
- the depdc1 gene encoding DEP domain-containing protein 1A isoform X4 gives MDSRIITPGPYRATKLWNEVTKHFRAGMPLRKHRQHFKAYGNCFTASEAIDWLHHLLKTNSNFGSEVTRQQTIQLLRKFLKNHVIEDLKGRWGTEDLEDNNSLYRFPSTSPVKTIPSRPPLWKRSSLENVFKEREPIFKMPQFSKKTPKRPGSVDSKEEQENEDVTENQGNDDFPKQLSSKDIDDIWGNITLIHLQKILCLPSLEEVLNPAQIKPNYIRYNMTNTSKHGVVVLQDKTDDLPHWVLSAMKCLANWPKNNDMSQSTYIGFERDVFRTVADYFLNLPEPLLTFEFYELFVNILGLLQPHLERVAIEALQLCCLLLPPANRRKLQLLMRMISRMSQNVDMPRLHDAMGTRSLMIQTFSRCVLCCAEEVDLDELLASRLVSFLMDHHQDILQVPCYLQTAVQDHIQYLQRPRVKQGTVPSYYFCKQISTQEFEEQRLATSQAAMMELLENIVRDRNLAVKDKKKKLKQFQKQYPDIYHNRFPTTESEAKLFGDKPTIKQPMLMLKKPKFKSLRY, from the exons TGGAATGAAGTAACAAAACATTTTCGGGCGGGGATGCCACTGAGAAAACACAGACAACACTTCAAGGCCTATGGAAATTGCTTTACAGCTTCTGAAGCAATAGATTGGCTCCATCACTTGCTAAAAACCAACAGCAATTTTGGTTCTGAGGTGACACGGCAGCAGACCATCCAGTTACTGAGAAAGTTCTTAAAAAACCATGTAATTGAGGATCTAAAGGGAAGATGGGGAACGGAGGATCTAGAAGACAACAACAGTCTTTACAG ATTTCCTTCCACTTCCCCAGTTAAGACCATTCCAAGCCGTCCTCCACTGTGGAAAAGAAGCagtttagaaaatgtatttaaagaaagAGAACCCATATTCAAGATGCCGCAGTTCTCTAAAAAAACACCTAAAAGACCTGGTTCTGTGGATTCTAAG GAAGAGCAAGAAAATGAGGATGTGACGGAAAACCAAGGGAATGATGATTTTCCTAAGCAGCTGAGTAGCAAGGATATTGATGACATTTGGGGAAATATAACCTTGATACA CCTTCAGAAAATACTCTGTTTGCCATCGTTGGAAGAAGTTTTAAATCCTGCTCAGATAAAGCCTAATTATATAAGGTATAATATGACAAATACCAGTAAGCATGGAGTTGTTGTTCTTCAAGACAAAACAG ATGACCTTCCTCACTGGGTGCTGTCTGCTATGAAATGCCTTGCCAATT ggccAAAGAATAATGACATGAGTCAATCAACATATATTGGTTTCGAACGTGATGTTTTTAGGACAGTTGCTGACTATTTCCTAAATCTTCCAGAGCCTCTGCTCACATTTGAATTTTATGAgctttttgttaatattttgg GCTTGTTGCAGCCACACTTGGAGAGAGTTGCAATTGAGGCACTGCAACTTTGCTGTCTGCTGCTTCCGCCTGCAAACAGACGAAAGCTCCAACTGTTAATGCGCATGATCTCTCGCATGAGTCAGAATGTGGATATGCCGCGGCTTCATGATGCCATGGGGACAAGATCcttg ATGATTCAAACCTTTTCCCGATGTGTCCTATGCTGTGCTGAAGAAGTGGATCTGGATGAATTGCTTGCATCAAGGCTGGTTTCCTTCCTCATGGATCATCACCAAGATATCCTACAAGTGCCTTGTTATTTGCAAACTGCTGTCCAAGATCATATACAGTATCTTCAAAGACCCCGT GTAAAGCAAGGCACTGTGCCATCCTATTACTTTTGTAAGCAGATAAGCACCCAAGAGTTTGAAGAGCAGAGATTGGCCACCTCTCAAGCTGCTATGATGGAACTTTTAGAAAATATTGTAAGAGACAGAAATTTAGCAGTTAAAGACAAAAAGAAGAAGCTAAAGCAG TTTCAGAAACAATACCCAGATATCTACCACAACCGGTTTCCAACCACTGAAAGTGAAGCCAAATTGTTTGGAGATAAACCTACAATCAAACAACCAATGTTGATGCTGAAGAAGCCAAAGTTTAAAAGCCTGCGATACTGA